A genome region from Clostridium pasteurianum includes the following:
- a CDS encoding CD3324 family protein has product MSYIKANDVLPQELLEIIQKYVDGEYVYIPRKECNKKKWGENTKIRSEITTRNENIYKKYKCGKCVKDLARRYYLSPKSIQRIILQMKRKEQ; this is encoded by the coding sequence ATGAGCTATATTAAGGCCAACGATGTACTACCACAGGAACTTTTGGAGATAATTCAAAAGTATGTAGATGGTGAGTATGTATATATTCCAAGGAAAGAATGTAATAAAAAAAAGTGGGGAGAAAATACAAAAATTAGAAGTGAAATTACAACTAGAAATGAAAATATTTATAAAAAATATAAATGTGGTAAATGTGTAAAAGATCTTGCTAGAAGGTATTATCTGTCACCCAAAAGTATACAGAGAATTATTTTGCAAATGAAAAGGAAAGAGCAATAA
- a CDS encoding phosphatase PAP2 family protein, whose translation MKTILKQIYKIIPEYAAKPLIICVIFNFTVYSGSRFINKYNSHSVFHNLTTRLDDRIPVVPIFALIYLGSYLFWIANYILISRVNKHQCYRLIMADLLGKLVCGILYITFPTTNIRPDLTTSGVFMDMLKFIYSVDAADNLFPSIHCLVSWYCFVGVRNCKSVPSWYRYFSLFIAVMICISTLVTKQHVIVDVVGGIALAELTWQLSLRLQLYKTLKFINQEV comes from the coding sequence ATGAAAACAATATTAAAACAAATATACAAAATTATACCAGAATACGCTGCTAAACCTTTAATTATATGTGTAATTTTTAATTTCACTGTATATTCAGGTTCACGCTTCATTAATAAATATAATTCTCACAGCGTTTTTCACAATTTAACAACTCGTTTGGATGATAGAATTCCTGTGGTTCCAATATTTGCTCTCATTTATTTGGGAAGTTATCTTTTCTGGATTGCTAATTATATACTAATTAGTAGAGTAAATAAACATCAATGTTATCGTCTTATAATGGCTGATTTATTAGGAAAATTAGTATGTGGCATACTGTATATAACATTTCCTACAACTAATATAAGACCTGACCTTACTACTTCAGGTGTTTTTATGGACATGCTTAAATTCATATATAGCGTAGATGCAGCAGATAATCTCTTTCCATCAATTCACTGTTTAGTCAGTTGGTATTGTTTCGTTGGCGTGAGAAATTGTAAATCTGTTCCATCATGGTACCGCTATTTTTCGCTATTTATTGCAGTAATGATATGTATCTCAACACTTGTAACAAAGCAGCATGTTATAGTTGATGTTGTAGGAGGTATAGCTCTAGCTGAATTAACATGGCAATTATCCTTACGCTTGCAACTTTACAAAACACTTAAATTTATCAATCAGGAGGTATAA
- a CDS encoding glycosyltransferase family 2 protein has protein sequence MKVLTVVIPCYNSAEYMERAIESLLIESEYLEILIIDDGSMDDTAKIADEYAKKYPNIIQAIHKENGGHGDAINTGLKHSTGIYFKVLDSDDWFDKSSLKKVLSTLKDMIETSKSVDMFIANYVYENMNIHKSKSINYKNAMPQGKIFTWNDLGHLRSSQNILMHSVIYRTEVLRNCNLDLPKHTFYVDNIFVYKPLPYVKTMYYINVDLYRYFIGREDQSVNEQVMIKRIDQQIKVTKIIIDCYNPMLIECKKLRKYMIKYLIMMMTVSTVLLLRDNTEESLNKKKELWNYLYLKNKVLYRQVNKYILGLCMKLKGLLGRKLILAGYSISRKVFGFN, from the coding sequence ATGAAAGTTCTTACTGTAGTAATACCTTGTTACAATTCAGCAGAATATATGGAGAGAGCTATAGAATCTCTGCTGATTGAAAGCGAGTATTTGGAAATTTTAATTATAGATGATGGTTCAATGGATGATACTGCAAAAATTGCTGATGAATATGCAAAAAAATATCCAAATATAATACAAGCAATACACAAAGAAAATGGTGGACATGGTGATGCAATAAACACAGGTCTTAAACATTCAACAGGAATATATTTTAAAGTTTTAGACAGCGATGACTGGTTTGACAAGAGTAGTCTAAAAAAAGTACTCAGTACATTAAAAGACATGATTGAGACTTCCAAATCAGTAGATATGTTTATTGCAAATTATGTATATGAAAATATGAATATTCACAAATCTAAAAGCATCAATTACAAAAATGCAATGCCACAGGGAAAAATATTTACGTGGAATGATTTAGGCCATCTTAGAAGCAGTCAAAACATATTAATGCATTCTGTTATTTACAGAACAGAAGTTTTAAGAAATTGCAATTTAGATCTTCCTAAACATACATTCTACGTGGACAATATTTTTGTGTATAAACCTCTGCCTTATGTAAAAACAATGTATTATATAAATGTTGACCTTTATAGATACTTTATTGGAAGAGAAGATCAGTCCGTTAATGAGCAAGTAATGATTAAACGTATTGATCAACAAATTAAAGTAACAAAAATAATTATCGACTGTTATAACCCTATGCTTATAGAATGTAAAAAACTACGTAAGTATATGATTAAATATCTAATTATGATGATGACAGTTAGTACGGTACTTTTACTGAGAGATAATACAGAGGAAAGTTTAAATAAGAAAAAAGAACTTTGGAATTACTTGTATTTAAAAAACAAAGTATTATATAGGCAGGTTAATAAATATATTCTTGGATTATGCATGAAACTGAAAGGGCTTCTGGGCAGAAAGCTTATATTAGCAGGTTATTCAATATCAAGAAAAGTATTTGGATTTAATTAA
- a CDS encoding phytoene desaturase family protein codes for MKKKIIIIGAGISGLSAGCYGQMNGYETEIFEMQNTPGGLCTSWNRNGYLIDGCIDWLIGLNPDDFIYDFWKELGVFDNTEFIHHDYMMQVEGMGKHLVLYSDADKLQKHLLELSPDDSSLIKEFTEAIKDSAFFSKTTKPIFNKKFACMTMYDFINQFKDPFLREALGVCLLPLDSREYCVGGLIFRLSFYNRKDAGWPVGGSLEFAKKIENKYKVLGGKVNYRAEVSEIIVNENKAVGVKLKDGSEHYADCVISAIDTHRVLFDLLKGKYVNNEIKNLYNNEKALHTSMQVSVGINCDLSCEPHSLAIKLEDPITIGDTVNEYLYLKHFCFDKIISNKSKSVITSIIKTDYEYWSKLYKKPCEYKAEKERICREFIIVIEKRFPEIKGKIEVTDVVTPVTYNRYAGVWRGSYLGWSGSGIKAIDLSVVHELKNFYMAGQWIKPSGGVSAAMMAGRECISKMCMQINGA; via the coding sequence TTGAAGAAAAAGATTATTATTATTGGGGCTGGAATTAGTGGACTTTCAGCAGGTTGCTATGGTCAAATGAATGGATATGAAACAGAAATATTTGAAATGCAAAATACACCAGGAGGCTTGTGTACTTCCTGGAATAGAAATGGATATTTAATAGATGGATGCATTGACTGGCTTATAGGACTTAATCCAGATGATTTTATATATGATTTTTGGAAGGAACTTGGAGTATTTGATAATACGGAGTTTATACATCATGATTATATGATGCAGGTTGAAGGTATGGGAAAACATCTTGTTTTATACAGTGATGCTGACAAACTCCAAAAGCATTTGCTTGAATTATCTCCAGATGATTCATCATTAATTAAAGAATTTACAGAAGCTATAAAAGATAGCGCATTTTTTAGCAAAACTACTAAACCTATATTTAATAAGAAATTTGCATGTATGACGATGTATGATTTCATTAATCAGTTTAAAGATCCTTTTTTAAGAGAAGCGTTAGGTGTTTGCTTGTTACCATTAGATTCAAGAGAATACTGTGTTGGCGGACTTATTTTTAGACTTTCTTTTTATAATAGAAAAGATGCAGGCTGGCCTGTTGGTGGTTCTCTTGAATTTGCAAAAAAGATTGAGAATAAATATAAAGTTTTAGGTGGCAAGGTGAATTATAGAGCAGAAGTTAGCGAAATTATTGTAAATGAAAATAAGGCAGTAGGAGTGAAGTTAAAAGACGGTTCAGAGCATTATGCAGATTGTGTTATATCAGCGATAGATACTCATAGAGTACTATTTGATTTACTAAAAGGTAAATATGTGAATAATGAAATAAAAAATCTTTATAATAATGAAAAGGCGTTACACACATCAATGCAGGTATCGGTTGGAATTAATTGTGATTTGTCTTGTGAACCACATAGTCTGGCAATAAAATTAGAAGATCCTATTACTATTGGAGATACAGTTAATGAATACTTGTATTTAAAACATTTTTGCTTTGATAAAATAATATCTAATAAAAGCAAATCAGTTATAACATCAATTATTAAAACTGATTATGAATATTGGAGCAAATTATACAAAAAACCATGTGAGTATAAGGCAGAAAAAGAAAGAATTTGTAGGGAATTTATAATTGTAATTGAAAAAAGATTTCCAGAGATAAAGGGAAAAATTGAAGTTACTGATGTTGTTACGCCTGTGACTTACAATCGTTATGCAGGTGTTTGGCGCGGTTCATATCTAGGCTGGAGTGGAAGTGGAATAAAGGCAATAGATTTATCAGTAGTTCATGAACTTAAAAACTTTTATATGGCAGGACAATGGATCAAGCCGAGTGGAGGAGTTTCAGCAGCAATGATGGCTGGAAGAGAATGCATTTCTAAAATGTGTATGCAAATTAATGGTGCATAA
- a CDS encoding methyl-accepting chemotaxis protein, with protein sequence MDLTELREKDICEITSNLKKFTEQLTVSAREMASSAEKLAENSHSIGELANKSSNGLNKMDDIIKYIKGVSKTTNMLGINAAIESARAGEKGKGFAVVSQEIRNLAAQSKASAADIGNNLDKIKNDMNGILEVINTFTNASESQVTQADRLIESSESINEIAQELLQFIEKLKI encoded by the coding sequence ATGGATTTGACTGAACTACGAGAAAAAGATATTTGTGAAATAACAAGTAATTTAAAAAAGTTTACAGAACAATTAACTGTATCTGCAAGAGAAATGGCAAGTTCAGCAGAAAAATTAGCAGAAAATAGTCATAGTATAGGTGAACTTGCAAATAAGTCTTCAAATGGACTCAATAAGATGGACGATATCATAAAATACATAAAAGGAGTTTCTAAGACAACGAATATGTTAGGAATAAATGCCGCTATAGAATCAGCAAGAGCAGGGGAGAAGGGTAAGGGATTTGCTGTTGTTTCACAGGAAATACGTAATCTTGCTGCTCAAAGCAAGGCCTCAGCTGCTGATATTGGTAATAATTTAGACAAAATAAAAAATGATATGAATGGTATATTAGAGGTTATAAATACATTTACAAATGCAAGTGAAAGTCAAGTAACTCAAGCAGATCGACTAATAGAAAGCAGTGAAAGTATTAATGAGATAGCTCAAGAATTGCTGCAGTTTATCGAAAAATTAAAAATATGA